From the genome of Streptomyces sp. NBC_01317, one region includes:
- a CDS encoding peptidoglycan-binding domain-containing protein: MTQESCPRCFAPPGEAGHPDCACATRADIAGTSLTDPADRSGDGDQMHVRPYVSLGSGTDAPERAAGPTAAADAADAERERAKRERAAFGPPGSAAAETTAVQGVVAGAAAHDSDDSYDNDDADDNNDDAGDDAGAGGAGGGAGESAGEGSFGDDEPGEPPARRRKGVYLAVAIAVVAAVIAVSAGVAVRGGGEDEAAGPGSASSAARTALPEATGTAGDKASPTPDSPSPDATSSPSDDPGASPSDESSASASASATSAKGEAGEDTPASPTASASPSGSTSPGSTPSSGPAVLREGDTGPEVVELQKRMSQLLLRYLGMPDGTYDAELERAVARYQKDRDITGDASGVYGPATRKVLEAETEKP; encoded by the coding sequence GTGACGCAGGAATCTTGCCCCCGTTGTTTCGCACCTCCGGGCGAGGCCGGTCATCCCGACTGCGCGTGCGCCACCCGGGCCGACATCGCCGGGACGAGCCTCACCGACCCGGCGGACCGGTCCGGTGACGGCGATCAGATGCACGTACGCCCGTATGTCTCGCTGGGGAGCGGGACCGACGCCCCGGAACGCGCGGCCGGGCCGACCGCTGCCGCCGACGCCGCCGACGCCGAGCGGGAGCGCGCCAAGCGGGAGCGCGCGGCCTTCGGCCCTCCCGGCAGCGCCGCGGCCGAAACGACGGCCGTGCAGGGTGTGGTGGCAGGAGCGGCCGCCCACGACAGCGACGACAGCTACGACAACGACGATGCCGACGACAACAACGATGATGCCGGCGACGACGCGGGTGCGGGTGGCGCCGGCGGTGGGGCCGGGGAAAGCGCCGGTGAGGGCTCCTTCGGCGACGACGAGCCGGGCGAGCCGCCCGCCCGCCGCCGCAAGGGCGTCTACCTGGCCGTCGCCATCGCCGTGGTCGCCGCCGTCATCGCGGTGTCGGCCGGTGTCGCGGTCCGGGGCGGCGGCGAGGACGAGGCGGCGGGCCCCGGCTCGGCCTCCTCGGCCGCGCGGACGGCGCTCCCCGAAGCCACCGGCACGGCCGGCGACAAGGCCTCCCCGACCCCGGACAGTCCGTCCCCGGACGCCACCTCCTCGCCGTCGGACGACCCGGGCGCGAGCCCGTCCGACGAGTCCTCGGCGTCCGCCTCCGCCTCCGCGACCTCCGCGAAGGGCGAGGCGGGCGAGGACACCCCGGCGTCCCCCACGGCCTCCGCCTCGCCGAGCGGGTCCACGTCCCCCGGCTCCACCCCGTCGTCGGGCCCGGCCGTCCTGCGGGAGGGTGACACAGGCCCGGAGGTGGTCGAGTTGCAGAAGCGGATGAGCCAACTGCTCCTGCGCTACCTCGGGATGCCGGACGGCACGTACGACGCCGAGCTGGAGCGCGCGGTCGCCCGCTACCAGAAGGACCGCGACATCACCGGTGACGCTTCCGGTGTGTACGGGCCCGCCACCAGGAAGGTCCTGGAGGCGGAGACCGAGAAGCCGTAG
- a CDS encoding SGNH/GDSL hydrolase family protein: MRRPRPVRRRYAAGLVAALLVTLCAPATAVSATASSGDATAVRATAASASGRHQVVTWGASVDRQGEAPRDRSYRAVVRTSVGGTGTRVRLSNAFGDQPLTFDSVYAGKRKEGAQLVSGSNRALTFGGAGSVTVAAGESVVSDPLSGRLAAQSDLVVSYHVLSAGGASTGHGMAMQTSYATAGNHTAEESAASWTDRTGSWYYLDAVSVETDRNTGAVVTLGDSITDGWQSSADTNRRWPDYLSRRLRSAAGIGVKGVANEGISGNKVLADGAGQSALNRLQRDVLSQPGVRTVLLFEGINDIKAHSGVTVADLIAGYREIIERSHAAGKCVVGATVLPFKGWSEYDSEGEAVRQGVNAFIRTSGELDGVADFDRMLRSPYDQERLLPVFDGGDRLHPNDKGMQAMADAVDLKSLRCDR, from the coding sequence GTGAGACGGCCACGGCCGGTCCGCCGCCGGTACGCGGCGGGCCTGGTCGCCGCGCTGCTCGTCACCCTCTGCGCCCCGGCGACGGCGGTGTCCGCGACGGCGTCGTCGGGGGACGCGACGGCTGTACGTGCCACCGCCGCGAGCGCGTCGGGCCGCCACCAGGTCGTCACCTGGGGCGCGAGTGTGGACCGGCAGGGCGAGGCACCCCGCGACCGGAGCTACCGGGCCGTCGTCCGTACCAGTGTCGGCGGCACCGGCACCCGCGTCCGGCTCTCCAACGCGTTCGGAGACCAGCCGCTCACCTTCGACAGCGTGTACGCCGGCAAGCGGAAGGAGGGCGCCCAGCTCGTGAGTGGCAGCAACCGCGCGCTCACCTTCGGCGGCGCGGGCTCGGTCACGGTCGCGGCGGGGGAGAGTGTGGTCAGCGACCCGCTGTCCGGGCGGCTGGCCGCCCAGAGCGACCTGGTCGTCAGCTACCACGTGCTGAGCGCGGGCGGCGCCTCGACCGGCCACGGCATGGCCATGCAGACCTCGTACGCCACGGCGGGCAACCACACCGCCGAGGAGAGCGCCGCGAGCTGGACCGACCGGACCGGGTCCTGGTACTACCTCGACGCGGTGAGCGTGGAGACGGACCGGAACACCGGCGCCGTGGTCACCCTCGGCGACTCCATCACCGACGGCTGGCAGTCGAGCGCCGACACCAACCGGCGGTGGCCCGACTACCTTTCCCGCCGCCTCCGGAGTGCCGCCGGGATCGGCGTCAAGGGCGTGGCCAACGAGGGAATCTCCGGCAACAAGGTCCTGGCGGACGGCGCAGGGCAGAGCGCGCTGAACCGCCTCCAGCGGGACGTGCTCTCACAGCCCGGCGTCCGTACGGTGCTCCTCTTCGAGGGCATCAACGACATCAAGGCGCACTCCGGCGTCACGGTGGCCGACCTGATCGCCGGATACCGGGAGATCATCGAACGGTCGCACGCGGCGGGCAAGTGTGTGGTCGGCGCGACCGTCCTGCCCTTCAAGGGCTGGTCGGAGTACGACTCCGAGGGCGAGGCCGTACGGCAGGGCGTCAACGCGTTCATCAGGACCAGCGGTGAACTCGACGGCGTCGCCGACTTCGACCGGATGCTGCGCAGCCCGTACGACCAGGAGAGGCTGCTCCCGGTCTTCGACGGCGGCGACCGCCTGCACCCGAACGACAAGGGCATGCAGGCGATGGCGGACGCGGTCGACCTCAAGAGCCTGAGGTGCGACCGCTGA
- a CDS encoding glycosyl hydrolase family 95 catalytic domain-containing protein — translation MECSVDDQHTGAAAPAPTSPRGPSRREALSLAAAVGAFTALGGLPAFAASGPVVRQTRSPLLSEASATRFWYQAPASDTNMIEQGLPVGNGRLGALAGNDPSREVLLLTDATLWTGGLNGTLDADGQFPYGRQDFGSFTLLGRLTVDIPDHDLSSLSSYRRDLDISQGVVSATYVRSGATYERRIFASHPDDAIVLHFTQKGGGRYTGSVSLAGTHDEKTTADRARKYASFHGSFPDGGLRYGAAVTAYSDTGKVAVDGTRITFTDCKELTVVVSGGTDYAPDAATGYRDRAVDPEPLARTKVLAAARHSATTLLHSHVADHRELFERMDISLGQSSAFQRGLDTWERVRARYTDGEADPELEASYLQFGRYLMIAGSRDSLPVALQGLWLDGNDPDWMGDYHTDINIQMNYWMADRAGLSGLFDAFADYCVAQLPSWTKLTHDLYQDPRNRFRNSTGKVGGWAVSFSTNVHGGNGWWWHPGGSAWLANSLFEHYEFTQDKAYLAKIYPLLKGAVEFWEARLITTTVTDRATGETREVLIDDKDWSPEHGPQDAQGMTYAQELVWALFGNFRTATDVLGKDAAHSRTVGALRERLYLPEVSPTSGWLQEWMSPDNLGETTHRHLSPLIGLFPGDRIRPDASTPKEIVDGATALLTARGTNSFGWANAWRSLCWARLKDAEKAYQGVVTNLRPSIGGTNGTAPNLFDIYEVEKGRGIFQIESNFGTAAAMIEMLVYSRPGLVELLPALPDAWAASGAIAGVGVRGGFVLDLRWKAGKVTEARLRSVGGRTTTVRSGGRTQKVSLKPGASVSLRDLT, via the coding sequence ATGGAGTGCTCCGTGGACGACCAGCACACCGGCGCAGCCGCGCCCGCCCCGACGTCCCCCCGTGGCCCGAGCCGGCGGGAAGCCCTCTCGCTCGCCGCCGCGGTGGGCGCCTTCACCGCCCTCGGCGGCCTGCCCGCCTTCGCCGCCTCCGGACCCGTGGTCCGGCAGACCAGGTCCCCCCTGCTCTCCGAGGCGTCGGCGACCCGTTTCTGGTACCAGGCGCCGGCGTCCGACACGAACATGATCGAGCAGGGCCTGCCGGTCGGCAACGGCCGGCTCGGCGCCCTCGCCGGCAACGACCCCTCCCGCGAGGTGCTGCTCCTCACCGACGCCACCCTGTGGACCGGCGGCCTCAACGGCACCCTCGACGCGGACGGCCAATTCCCCTACGGACGCCAGGACTTCGGCTCGTTCACCCTGCTCGGGCGGCTGACCGTCGACATCCCGGACCACGACCTGTCGTCGCTCTCCTCCTACCGGCGGGACCTCGACATCAGCCAGGGCGTGGTCTCCGCCACGTACGTACGCTCCGGAGCGACCTACGAGCGCCGGATCTTCGCCAGCCACCCCGACGACGCCATCGTCCTGCACTTCACGCAGAAGGGCGGCGGGCGCTACACCGGCTCGGTGAGCCTGGCCGGCACCCACGACGAGAAGACCACCGCCGACCGCGCACGGAAGTACGCCTCGTTCCACGGCTCCTTCCCGGACGGGGGACTGCGGTACGGCGCCGCCGTCACCGCGTACAGCGACACCGGCAAGGTCGCCGTCGACGGGACGCGGATCACCTTCACGGACTGCAAGGAGCTGACGGTCGTCGTCAGCGGCGGCACCGACTACGCCCCGGACGCGGCCACCGGCTACCGGGATCGCGCCGTCGACCCGGAGCCGCTGGCCAGGACCAAGGTCCTCGCGGCGGCCCGCCACTCCGCCACCACCCTCCTGCACAGCCATGTCGCCGACCACCGCGAGCTGTTCGAGCGGATGGACATCTCCCTCGGGCAGTCGTCCGCGTTCCAGCGCGGCCTCGACACCTGGGAGCGGGTCAGGGCGCGCTACACCGACGGCGAGGCGGACCCCGAACTCGAAGCGTCGTACCTCCAGTTCGGCCGCTACCTGATGATCGCCGGATCGCGGGACAGCCTGCCCGTCGCCCTCCAGGGGCTGTGGCTGGACGGCAACGACCCGGACTGGATGGGCGATTACCACACCGACATCAACATCCAGATGAACTACTGGATGGCCGACCGGGCGGGCCTGTCAGGCCTGTTCGACGCGTTCGCCGACTACTGCGTGGCACAGCTCCCCTCGTGGACGAAGCTCACCCACGACCTCTACCAGGACCCGCGCAACCGGTTCCGCAACTCCACCGGCAAGGTCGGCGGCTGGGCCGTCTCCTTCTCCACCAACGTCCACGGGGGCAACGGCTGGTGGTGGCACCCCGGCGGCAGCGCCTGGCTGGCCAACTCCCTCTTCGAGCATTACGAGTTCACGCAGGACAAGGCGTACCTCGCCAAGATCTACCCGCTGCTCAAGGGCGCCGTCGAGTTCTGGGAGGCGCGCCTCATCACCACGACGGTCACCGACCGGGCCACCGGCGAGACCCGCGAGGTGCTCATCGACGACAAGGACTGGTCGCCCGAGCACGGCCCGCAGGACGCCCAGGGCATGACGTACGCCCAGGAACTGGTCTGGGCGCTCTTCGGCAACTTCCGCACCGCCACCGACGTCCTCGGCAAGGACGCCGCGCACAGCAGGACGGTCGGCGCGCTCCGGGAGCGGCTGTACCTCCCCGAGGTGAGCCCCACGTCGGGCTGGCTCCAGGAGTGGATGTCCCCCGACAACCTCGGCGAGACGACCCACCGCCACCTCTCCCCGCTCATCGGGCTGTTCCCCGGGGACCGCATCCGCCCCGACGCCTCCACGCCGAAGGAGATCGTCGACGGCGCGACCGCCCTGCTCACCGCCCGGGGGACGAACAGCTTCGGCTGGGCCAACGCCTGGCGCAGCCTGTGCTGGGCGCGGCTCAAGGACGCCGAGAAGGCGTACCAGGGTGTCGTGACCAACCTCCGGCCGTCCATCGGCGGCACCAACGGCACCGCCCCGAACCTCTTCGACATCTACGAGGTCGAGAAGGGACGGGGCATCTTCCAGATCGAGTCCAACTTCGGCACCGCCGCCGCCATGATCGAGATGCTGGTCTACTCCCGGCCCGGCCTGGTCGAGCTGCTGCCCGCGCTGCCCGACGCGTGGGCCGCCTCCGGCGCGATCGCCGGCGTGGGGGTGCGGGGCGGATTTGTCCTCGACCTGCGGTGGAAGGCCGGCAAGGTGACCGAGGCGCGGCTGCGCAGTGTCGGCGGCCGTACGACCACCGTGCGGTCCGGCGGCAGGACGCAGAAGGTCAGCCTCAAGCCGGGCGCCTCGGTGTCCCTGCGGGACCTGACGTGA
- a CDS encoding alpha-galactosidase D: MRSPAYPFRAVLVLALAAGLTTAVPSAMAATPTTAGAAVAQAPAAAPAADAAAGLAEKPFMGWTSWSMQSSKYPGLNPDGDYSYLTEKNVLKQTDALASKLKKYGYEYVNIDAGWWMDLAWKPRFDAYGRQAADPGRFPRGMKPVADDIHAKGLKAGIYLPVGLQKEAYGEGKVPIFDAPGCTTADIVYSDLRTTNGWDSAYKIDFSGPCAQKYVDSQARMFADWGYDYLKLDGVGPGSFKSGDNYDNIADVAAWQKAIATAGRPLHLEVSWSLDINHAADWQKYTNGWRIDTDVECYCNTLVSWENSVNDRFDDTPKWTRFAGPGGWNDLDAIDVGNGEMDGLTKAERQSYMTLWAIAKSPLYTGDDLTRLDDYGVSLLTNRDVLAINQGSTPPARPVTATGDQQVWSAKNADGSYTVALFNLADSSAAVTADWQSLGFTGQGKVRDVWNKEDLGTFKDKVTQALPAHGSRLFTVTPRGTAFKKTAYEAESPANTLSGNASIGDCGACSGTHKVGNLYQGGKVRFNDVVATKAGHYMIDVSYISGDSRPAKISSNGNGATALKFPSTADWGTVETVTVPVTLKAGTNTITIDSGDDYAPDIDRIAVPRL; encoded by the coding sequence ATGCGGTCACCCGCGTACCCCTTCAGAGCCGTGCTCGTCCTGGCCCTCGCGGCCGGCCTGACCACCGCCGTCCCCTCGGCTATGGCGGCCACCCCCACCACCGCCGGGGCGGCCGTCGCCCAGGCCCCCGCCGCGGCCCCGGCCGCCGATGCCGCCGCCGGGCTCGCCGAGAAGCCCTTCATGGGCTGGACCAGCTGGTCCATGCAGTCGTCCAAGTACCCGGGCCTCAACCCCGACGGCGACTACAGCTACCTGACCGAGAAGAACGTCCTCAAGCAGACCGACGCGCTCGCGTCCAAGCTCAAGAAGTACGGCTACGAATACGTCAACATCGACGCCGGCTGGTGGATGGACCTGGCGTGGAAGCCCCGCTTCGACGCGTACGGCCGCCAGGCCGCCGACCCCGGCCGCTTCCCCCGGGGCATGAAGCCCGTCGCCGACGACATCCACGCGAAGGGCCTCAAGGCCGGCATCTACCTGCCCGTCGGCCTCCAGAAGGAGGCGTACGGCGAGGGCAAGGTCCCGATCTTCGACGCGCCCGGCTGCACCACGGCCGACATCGTCTACTCCGACCTGCGCACCACCAACGGCTGGGACAGCGCGTACAAGATCGACTTCTCCGGCCCCTGCGCGCAGAAGTACGTCGACTCGCAGGCGCGGATGTTCGCCGACTGGGGGTACGACTACCTCAAGCTCGACGGCGTCGGCCCCGGGTCCTTCAAGAGCGGCGACAACTACGACAACATCGCCGACGTGGCCGCCTGGCAGAAGGCGATAGCCACCGCCGGCCGCCCGCTCCACCTCGAAGTCTCCTGGTCGCTGGACATCAACCACGCCGCCGACTGGCAGAAGTACACCAACGGCTGGCGGATCGACACCGACGTCGAGTGCTACTGCAACACCCTGGTGTCGTGGGAGAACTCGGTGAACGACCGCTTCGACGACACCCCCAAGTGGACCCGGTTCGCCGGTCCCGGCGGCTGGAACGACCTCGACGCGATCGACGTCGGCAACGGCGAGATGGACGGTCTGACCAAGGCCGAGCGGCAGAGCTACATGACCCTGTGGGCCATCGCCAAGTCGCCCCTCTACACCGGTGACGACCTGACCCGTCTCGACGACTACGGCGTCTCCCTGCTGACCAACAGGGACGTCCTCGCGATCAACCAGGGCAGCACCCCGCCCGCGCGGCCCGTCACCGCCACCGGCGACCAGCAGGTGTGGAGCGCGAAGAACGCCGACGGCAGCTACACCGTCGCCCTGTTCAACCTCGCCGACTCCTCCGCAGCCGTGACCGCCGACTGGCAGTCCCTCGGCTTCACCGGCCAGGGCAAGGTCCGCGACGTCTGGAACAAGGAAGACCTCGGTACGTTCAAGGACAAGGTCACTCAGGCCCTGCCGGCTCACGGCTCGCGCCTGTTCACCGTCACCCCGCGCGGAACCGCCTTCAAGAAGACGGCGTACGAGGCCGAGTCGCCGGCCAACACACTGAGCGGCAACGCCTCGATCGGCGACTGCGGCGCGTGCTCCGGCACGCACAAGGTCGGCAACCTCTACCAGGGCGGCAAGGTCCGGTTCAACGACGTCGTGGCCACGAAGGCCGGCCACTACATGATCGACGTCTCCTACATCAGCGGTGACTCCCGCCCGGCGAAGATCTCCAGCAACGGCAACGGCGCCACCGCGCTGAAGTTCCCGTCCACCGCGGACTGGGGGACCGTCGAGACCGTCACCGTCCCGGTCACCCTCAAGGCCGGCACGAACACGATCACCATCGACAGCGGCGACGACTACGCGCCCGACATCGACCGGATCGCCGTACCGCGGCTGTAG
- a CDS encoding carbohydrate ABC transporter permease, with amino-acid sequence MTATATPPAAGSRTRRTASQESGPSRPKSQAGRHVLLGGIALLWLVPLLWAVYTSLRPYSDTSRNGYLSWPRSLSLENFSDAWSQSGMPHFFWNSVLITVPAVLGTLLFSAAVAFFVSRFDFRWNIVLLMLFTAGNLLPAQVLITPLYRLYLLIPLPGWMSDSFLLYNSVWGIVFIHIAYQCGFCTFVLSNYMRTIPKEITEAALVDGAPVWRQFFQIVLPLCRPAFAALATLESIWIYNDFFWSLALIETGDKRPITSALANLQGQYFTNPNLIAAGALMTAIPTLLVYFALQRQFISGLTIGSGKG; translated from the coding sequence GTGACCGCGACCGCCACACCGCCGGCCGCCGGCTCACGCACCCGCCGTACCGCGTCGCAGGAATCCGGCCCTTCGCGTCCCAAGAGCCAGGCGGGCCGCCACGTCCTGCTCGGCGGCATCGCCCTGCTGTGGCTCGTCCCGCTGCTCTGGGCGGTCTACACCTCGCTGCGGCCGTACTCGGACACCAGCAGGAACGGGTATCTCTCCTGGCCGCGCAGCCTCAGCCTGGAGAACTTCTCGGACGCCTGGAGCCAGTCCGGGATGCCGCACTTCTTCTGGAACTCCGTGCTCATCACGGTCCCCGCGGTCCTCGGCACCCTGCTGTTCTCCGCCGCCGTGGCGTTCTTCGTCTCGCGCTTCGACTTCCGCTGGAACATCGTCCTGCTGATGCTCTTCACGGCGGGCAACCTGCTGCCCGCCCAGGTGCTCATCACCCCGCTGTACCGGCTCTACCTGCTGATCCCGCTGCCGGGGTGGATGAGCGACTCGTTCCTGCTCTACAACTCGGTGTGGGGCATCGTCTTCATCCACATCGCCTACCAGTGCGGCTTCTGCACCTTCGTCCTCAGCAACTACATGCGGACGATCCCCAAGGAGATCACCGAGGCGGCGCTGGTCGACGGCGCTCCCGTGTGGCGCCAGTTCTTCCAGATCGTGCTGCCGCTGTGCCGCCCCGCCTTCGCGGCGCTGGCCACGCTCGAATCGATCTGGATCTACAACGACTTCTTCTGGTCGCTCGCGCTGATCGAGACCGGCGACAAGCGTCCGATCACCTCCGCGCTGGCCAACCTCCAGGGCCAGTACTTCACCAACCCCAACCTGATCGCGGCCGGTGCGCTGATGACCGCGATCCCCACGCTGCTGGTGTACTTCGCGCTCCAGCGCCAGTTCATCAGCGGGCTGACCATCGGTTCGGGCAAGGGCTGA
- a CDS encoding carbohydrate ABC transporter permease has translation MSSVRPAPPTTPRARPRPRRLSAGDRLFLAVIVGIPVLALLVFVWLPALASIGLSFTSWDGIALSDIHWIGLDNYHEIFTNYPPFWPAVQHNVVWLLFTALLPTPFGIFLAYQLDRKIRFTRIYQTAIFLPMVLSLAVVGFIWEIIYNPDNGLLNGILDGVAPGHHIDWLGDPDLNLWAVLVASAWRHTGYIMILYLAGLKGFDPALKEAASLDGANERQTFLRVVFPALKPVNIIILVVTVMESLRAFDIVYVLGGGVGSKPGMELLSLLITDNIIGESSHIGYGSALAVVLLVVSLLAIGTFLVQTFRKEDQ, from the coding sequence ATGTCCTCCGTGCGCCCAGCGCCCCCCACCACGCCGCGCGCCCGCCCCCGGCCGCGCAGGCTCAGCGCCGGTGACCGTCTCTTCCTCGCGGTCATCGTCGGCATCCCCGTACTCGCCCTGCTCGTCTTCGTCTGGCTGCCGGCGCTGGCGTCCATCGGTCTGTCCTTCACCAGCTGGGACGGCATCGCGCTGTCCGACATCCACTGGATCGGACTGGACAACTACCACGAGATCTTCACCAACTACCCGCCGTTCTGGCCGGCCGTCCAGCACAACGTGGTCTGGCTGCTCTTCACGGCCCTGCTGCCCACCCCGTTCGGCATCTTCCTGGCCTACCAGCTCGACCGGAAGATCCGCTTCACCCGGATCTACCAGACCGCGATCTTCCTGCCCATGGTGCTGTCCCTGGCCGTGGTCGGCTTCATCTGGGAGATCATCTACAACCCCGACAACGGACTGCTCAACGGCATCCTCGACGGGGTCGCGCCCGGCCACCACATCGACTGGCTCGGCGACCCGGACCTCAACCTCTGGGCCGTACTGGTCGCGTCGGCCTGGCGGCACACCGGCTACATCATGATCCTCTACCTGGCCGGCCTCAAGGGATTCGATCCCGCGCTCAAGGAAGCCGCGTCACTCGACGGCGCCAACGAACGCCAGACCTTCCTGCGCGTCGTCTTCCCCGCCCTCAAGCCCGTCAACATCATCATCCTGGTCGTCACCGTCATGGAGTCGCTGCGCGCCTTCGACATCGTGTACGTCCTCGGCGGCGGCGTCGGCAGCAAACCGGGCATGGAGCTGCTCTCCCTCCTGATCACCGACAACATCATCGGCGAGTCCAGCCACATCGGTTACGGCTCCGCCCTCGCGGTGGTCCTGCTCGTGGTCTCCCTGCTCGCCATCGGGACCTTCCTCGTACAGACCTTCCGCAAGGAGGACCAGTGA
- a CDS encoding ABC transporter substrate-binding protein — translation MTLSRTPSPFHVPSRRHVVRGVLGAGAAALAAPVLTACGGGPAADPKTVTFGSNGADATPKKAYSAVTGAFTKDSGLKVKTNTVDHDTFQKSISNYLQGTPDDVFTWFAGYRMQFFAKKGLAHPVDDVWDTIGSGFSDAAKQLSKGQDGTFYFVPLYNYPWAVFYRKSVFQERGYQPPATWSAFTALAKQMKKDGLSPIASGYGGGDSWSVLGAFDYLNLRANGYDFHMSLMRGEAAWTDRRTSRTLDLWREISPYYQEGAGGRSWQDAAQSLLDKKSGMAVIGLFLGQQITDEKLRDDIDFFPFPTIDPSFGQDTVEAPTDGFMLSRKPKNLDGSTKLLEFLGSAGAENLYMGVDPSNVAVNSGADTSTYNALQKKSAELIASAKHITQFADRDSDPGFISTVVLPGLTQWLGHPDDGSALLKKIESQRSRFFTA, via the coding sequence ATGACGCTGAGCCGCACCCCCTCGCCCTTCCACGTTCCGAGCCGCCGCCACGTGGTCCGCGGCGTGCTCGGGGCCGGCGCCGCCGCCCTGGCCGCGCCCGTCCTGACCGCCTGCGGCGGAGGGCCCGCCGCCGACCCGAAGACGGTGACCTTCGGCTCCAACGGGGCGGACGCCACTCCCAAGAAGGCCTACTCGGCCGTCACCGGCGCCTTCACCAAGGACAGCGGCCTCAAGGTCAAGACGAACACCGTCGACCACGACACGTTCCAGAAGAGCATCTCCAACTACCTCCAGGGCACCCCGGACGACGTCTTCACCTGGTTCGCCGGCTACCGCATGCAGTTCTTCGCCAAGAAGGGCCTGGCCCACCCCGTCGACGACGTGTGGGACACGATAGGTTCCGGTTTCAGCGACGCCGCCAAGCAGCTGTCCAAGGGCCAGGACGGCACGTTCTACTTCGTCCCGCTCTACAACTACCCCTGGGCCGTGTTCTACCGGAAGAGTGTGTTCCAGGAGCGCGGCTACCAGCCGCCCGCCACCTGGAGCGCGTTCACCGCGCTGGCCAAGCAGATGAAGAAGGACGGCCTCTCGCCGATCGCCTCCGGCTACGGCGGCGGTGACAGCTGGTCCGTCCTCGGCGCCTTCGACTACCTCAACCTCCGCGCCAACGGCTACGACTTCCACATGTCGCTCATGCGCGGCGAGGCCGCCTGGACCGACAGGCGCACCAGCAGGACGCTCGACCTCTGGCGCGAGATCAGCCCGTACTACCAGGAAGGCGCGGGCGGCCGGTCCTGGCAGGACGCGGCCCAGTCGCTGCTCGACAAGAAGTCCGGCATGGCCGTCATCGGCCTCTTCCTCGGCCAGCAGATCACGGACGAGAAGCTCCGCGACGACATCGACTTCTTCCCCTTCCCCACGATCGACCCGTCCTTCGGCCAGGACACCGTCGAAGCCCCCACCGACGGCTTCATGCTCAGCCGCAAGCCCAAGAACCTGGACGGCTCCACCAAGCTCCTGGAGTTCCTCGGCAGCGCCGGGGCCGAGAACCTCTACATGGGCGTCGACCCCAGCAATGTCGCCGTCAATTCCGGCGCCGACACCAGCACGTACAACGCACTCCAGAAGAAGTCCGCCGAACTCATCGCGTCGGCGAAGCACATCACCCAGTTCGCCGACCGGGACAGCGACCCCGGCTTCATCTCGACCGTCGTGCTCCCCGGCCTCACCCAGTGGCTGGGACACCCCGACGACGGCTCGGCCCTGCTCAAGAAGATCGAGTCCCAGCGCTCGCGCTTCTTCACCGCCTGA